In the genome of Amaranthus tricolor cultivar Red isolate AtriRed21 chromosome 15, ASM2621246v1, whole genome shotgun sequence, one region contains:
- the LOC130801419 gene encoding tRNA (guanine(26)-N(2))-dimethyltransferase isoform X1, translating to MSSFSIPIPPSSNYQTERGLQFQVGDSFFRRESFTGRDLGVLAAAHYKRSNLELRVLDAMCGCGVRSLRYLAESEANFVLANDANDENRGLIMGNLSQIPRYLEGKKRWVVTHFDANRVMNECYLQRDFYDFIDVDSFGSDSSFLRSAFNALKLSGLVYVTSTDGYSAGGHRPHNSLASYGAYIRPMPYANEIGLRMLIGGAVREASVMGYNVTPLFSYYSYHGPVFRVMLRVNRGRLNNIRHYGFASYCHKCGNSQAFSWDELGNFSCSYCKHEKHSTGSVVVSGPLWTGPLHDGNYLTELLELAKQWGWIGNGVGLDFEKFFNLMIDESNPELPFGYTKIDEISKRAKVNSPRLITLMTTLHEAGYVASRSHIASNAIKTNCPMTTCIKMMKDISIH from the exons ATGTCAAGTTTTTCAATCCCAATTCCACCTTCTTCAAATTACCAAACAGAAAGAGGTCTCCAATTCCAAGTAGGTGATTCTTTTTTCCGCCGTGAAAGCTTCACGGGTCGAGACCTAGGCGTCCTTGCAGCCGCACATTATAAGCGTTCCAACCTCGAGTTACGAGTTCTCGACGCAATGTGTGGATGTGGGGTACGCTCGCTTCGGTATTTAGCCGAATCCGAGGCGAATTTTGTGCTTGCAAATGATGCAAATGATGAAAACAGGGGATTAATTATGGGTAATTTATCTCAAATTCCGAGATATTTAGAGGGTAAAAAAAGATGGGTAGTAACCCATTTTGATGCAAATAGAGTAATGAATGAGTGTTATTTACAAAgggatttttatgattttattgatGTTGATTCATTTGGGAGTGATTCAAGCTTTTTAAGGTCTGCTTTTAATGCTCTGAAATTGAGTGGGTTAGTTTATGTGACTTCAACGGATGGATATTCGGCTGGAGGACACCGTCCCCATAA TTCGTTAGCTAGCTATGGAGCTTATATTAGGCCAATGCCTTATGCGAATGAAATAGGATTGAGAATGCTAATAGGTGGTGCTGTTCGAGAAGCTTCTGTAATGGGATATAATGTCACACCTCTCTTCTCATATTACTCATACCATGGACCTGTTTTTCGAGTTATGCTCAGAGTTAACCGTGGCAGGCTTAATAACATTAG GCATTATGGATTTGCAAGTTATTGCCACAAGTGTGGCAATTCTCAGGCATTTAGTTGGGATGAACTTGGAAACTTTTCCTGCTCATATTGTAAACATGAAAAA CATTCTACAGGTTCGGTAGTTGTCTCTGGTCCACTATGGACAGGGCCACTTCATGATGGCAACTACCTTACAGAGTTATTGGAATTAGCTAAACAATGGGGATGGATTGGAAATGGTGTGGGTCTTGATTTTGAAAAGTTCTTTAATCTTATGATTGATGAAAGCAATCCAGAATTACCATTTGGTTACACCAAAATAGATGAG ATATCTAAACGTGCTAAAGTCAATTCTCCGCGCCTCATAACGTTGATGACAACTTTGCATGAG GCAGGTTATGTTGCAAGTCGGTCTCACATTGCATCAAATGCGATCAAGACAAATTGTCCAATGACAACATGTATTAAGATGATGAAGGACATTTCCATTCACTAA
- the LOC130801419 gene encoding tRNA (guanine(26)-N(2))-dimethyltransferase isoform X2 produces MSSFSIPIPPSSNYQTERGLQFQVGDSFFRRESFTGRDLGVLAAAHYKRSNLELRVLDAMCGCGVRSLRYLAESEANFVLANDANDENRGLIMGNLSQIPRYLEGKKRWVVTHFDANRVMNECYLQRDFYDFIDVDSFGSDSSFLRSAFNALKLSGLVYVTSTDGYSAGGHRPHNSLASYGAYIRPMPYANEIGLRMLIGGAVREASVMGYNVTPLFSYYSYHGPVFRVMLRVNRGRLNNIRHYGFASYCHKCGNSQAFSWDELGNFSCSYCKHEKHSTGSVVVSGPLWTGPLHDGNYLTELLELAKQWGWIGNGVGLDFEKFFNLMIDESNPELPFGYTKIDEISKRAKVNSPRLITLMTTLHEGKPTHGFKSL; encoded by the exons ATGTCAAGTTTTTCAATCCCAATTCCACCTTCTTCAAATTACCAAACAGAAAGAGGTCTCCAATTCCAAGTAGGTGATTCTTTTTTCCGCCGTGAAAGCTTCACGGGTCGAGACCTAGGCGTCCTTGCAGCCGCACATTATAAGCGTTCCAACCTCGAGTTACGAGTTCTCGACGCAATGTGTGGATGTGGGGTACGCTCGCTTCGGTATTTAGCCGAATCCGAGGCGAATTTTGTGCTTGCAAATGATGCAAATGATGAAAACAGGGGATTAATTATGGGTAATTTATCTCAAATTCCGAGATATTTAGAGGGTAAAAAAAGATGGGTAGTAACCCATTTTGATGCAAATAGAGTAATGAATGAGTGTTATTTACAAAgggatttttatgattttattgatGTTGATTCATTTGGGAGTGATTCAAGCTTTTTAAGGTCTGCTTTTAATGCTCTGAAATTGAGTGGGTTAGTTTATGTGACTTCAACGGATGGATATTCGGCTGGAGGACACCGTCCCCATAA TTCGTTAGCTAGCTATGGAGCTTATATTAGGCCAATGCCTTATGCGAATGAAATAGGATTGAGAATGCTAATAGGTGGTGCTGTTCGAGAAGCTTCTGTAATGGGATATAATGTCACACCTCTCTTCTCATATTACTCATACCATGGACCTGTTTTTCGAGTTATGCTCAGAGTTAACCGTGGCAGGCTTAATAACATTAG GCATTATGGATTTGCAAGTTATTGCCACAAGTGTGGCAATTCTCAGGCATTTAGTTGGGATGAACTTGGAAACTTTTCCTGCTCATATTGTAAACATGAAAAA CATTCTACAGGTTCGGTAGTTGTCTCTGGTCCACTATGGACAGGGCCACTTCATGATGGCAACTACCTTACAGAGTTATTGGAATTAGCTAAACAATGGGGATGGATTGGAAATGGTGTGGGTCTTGATTTTGAAAAGTTCTTTAATCTTATGATTGATGAAAGCAATCCAGAATTACCATTTGGTTACACCAAAATAGATGAG ATATCTAAACGTGCTAAAGTCAATTCTCCGCGCCTCATAACGTTGATGACAACTTTGCATGAG GGCAAACCAACACATGGTTTTAAATCTTTATGA
- the LOC130801074 gene encoding uncharacterized protein LOC130801074, with amino-acid sequence MARKSFLIRWFQLHCPANLVNSHIIPDDSSKASVTKDFNWKCLDDIVRTWIYGTFSPTLLKLIVRPNDSAFDTWTRIENNFQSNKTSRILHLESQFNDISLATFPNVKAYCNELENIATSLNNLGVSISDN; translated from the exons ATGGCAAGGAAATCATTTCTAATACG ATGGTTCCAACTACATTGTCCGGCTAATCTTGTAAATTCTCATATCATTCCCGATGACTCTTCTAAAGCATCGGTCACCAAAGACTTCAATTGGAAATGTCTTGATGACATTGTTCGTACATGGATTTATGGTACTTTTAGTCCCACCCTTCTTAAATTGATTGTCCGTCCCAATGATAGTGCTTTTGATACTTGGACTCGCATTGAGAACAATTTTCAAAGTAACAAAACCTCTCGTATTCTTCACCTTGAGTCTCAATTCAATGATATTTCTCTTGCTACTTTCCCGAATGTGAAGGCTTATTGTAATGAACTTGAGAATATTGCTACTTCTCTTAACAATCTTGGTGTTTCTATCTCCGACAATTGA